A region from the Sphingomonas sp. S2-65 genome encodes:
- a CDS encoding putative bifunctional diguanylate cyclase/phosphodiesterase produces the protein MSLNNEDVRLDALHRLNLLDTPPSESFDRITRMASQIFGLPIAAISLTDHNRQWFKSRVGVEHWSIPRDAAPCAEVTLSDRFLLVPDLHESPCYRESVLAGQGIRYYAGAPLTTREGHSLGALCVLGTEPRETTDAEIKALKDLASMVMDQIEMQHAFGRIDPLSGLPNRNQFLEDLADLGRDHPGQQRLAVLVDLARNDQLSSGMRAMGAGFFDDIVRETARTIANALGPHRTAYHVAATQFAFLAEPGTDETLYVERLAMMLDYFRSSSRARFVMTTTIGVAPLVVGRASPASVLRRAHSAAQDARQSAASICVYSPNMDETHRRRFRLLNDFGAALDSPSELALEYQPRLDLRSGACVGVEALLRWNHPVLGPISPAEFMPIIEQTSLSGATTAWVLNTGLNQLRTWRAAGLEIQLAINISANNLQQADFAARVQLHLMKYRIPPAALELEVTESAMMENVGKALTQITLLSDAGVRIAIDDFGTGYSSLAYLQRLPAHVLKIDRSFVQDMISSPRERSLVAAMISLAQGLGYRVVAEGVEGADIRDALTQMGCDEGQGFLFARPMAPAAFTEWYTALDGGAQLEAA, from the coding sequence ATGTCGCTTAACAATGAAGATGTCCGCCTCGACGCGCTTCACAGGCTGAACCTGTTGGACACGCCGCCGAGCGAGAGCTTCGATCGCATCACCCGTATGGCAAGCCAGATATTCGGGCTTCCCATCGCGGCGATTTCGCTGACCGACCACAACCGCCAATGGTTCAAGTCGCGAGTGGGCGTGGAGCATTGGTCGATCCCGCGTGACGCCGCTCCATGCGCCGAAGTTACTCTGTCGGACCGATTTTTGCTGGTCCCCGACCTGCACGAGAGCCCGTGCTACCGTGAAAGCGTGTTGGCTGGACAGGGCATCCGATACTACGCCGGCGCACCGCTCACCACCCGCGAAGGCCACAGCCTCGGAGCGCTTTGCGTGCTGGGTACGGAGCCGCGCGAAACCACCGACGCAGAGATCAAGGCGCTCAAGGATCTGGCCAGCATGGTCATGGACCAGATCGAGATGCAGCATGCATTCGGCCGGATCGATCCGCTGAGCGGCTTGCCGAATCGCAACCAGTTCCTGGAGGACCTTGCCGATCTCGGCCGCGATCATCCCGGGCAGCAGCGCCTTGCGGTGCTGGTCGATCTGGCCCGCAACGACCAGCTCAGCAGCGGCATGCGCGCCATGGGCGCCGGCTTTTTCGACGATATCGTACGTGAGACCGCGCGGACCATCGCCAATGCGCTTGGGCCTCACCGCACCGCCTATCATGTCGCGGCGACTCAATTTGCTTTCCTGGCCGAGCCTGGCACCGACGAGACGCTTTATGTCGAGCGGCTGGCGATGATGCTCGACTATTTCCGATCGTCGTCCCGGGCTCGATTTGTGATGACCACTACGATCGGAGTCGCGCCGCTGGTCGTTGGCCGCGCAAGTCCGGCTTCGGTACTCCGCCGCGCCCATAGCGCCGCCCAGGACGCACGCCAGTCTGCAGCGTCGATCTGCGTCTACTCGCCCAACATGGACGAAACGCATCGGCGCCGGTTCAGGCTGCTCAACGATTTTGGCGCAGCGCTGGATTCACCCTCTGAACTCGCGCTCGAGTATCAGCCACGCCTGGATCTTCGCTCGGGCGCCTGTGTCGGCGTTGAAGCGCTGCTCCGCTGGAACCACCCGGTCCTGGGTCCGATCTCGCCCGCCGAGTTCATGCCGATCATCGAGCAGACCTCCTTGTCGGGTGCCACCACCGCCTGGGTGCTCAACACCGGCCTGAATCAGCTTCGCACCTGGCGTGCGGCCGGGTTGGAGATCCAGCTCGCGATCAACATATCGGCCAACAATCTTCAGCAAGCGGACTTTGCCGCGCGGGTGCAACTGCACTTGATGAAGTACCGGATTCCGCCGGCGGCGCTTGAACTGGAAGTCACCGAAAGCGCGATGATGGAGAATGTCGGGAAGGCGCTGACGCAGATCACCCTGCTCAGCGACGCCGGCGTCCGGATCGCCATCGACGACTTCGGCACCGGCTATAGCAGCCTTGCATATCTCCAACGCCTTCCCGCGCACGTGCTGAAGATCGACCGGTCGTTCGTGCAGGACATGATCAGCAGCCCACGCGAGCGCTCGCTCGTCGCCGCCATGATCTCGCTCGCGCAAGGTCTCGGTTACAGAGTCGTGGCCGAAGGCGTCGAGGGCGCCGACATTCGCGACGCGCTGACGCAGATGGGCTGCGACGAGGGCCAGGGGTTCCTGTTCGCCCGTCCGATGGCCCCGGCGGCGTTCACCGAATGGTACACGGCGTTGGACGGCGGCGCGCAGTTGGAAGCCGCCTGA
- a CDS encoding oxidoreductase produces MIRAGLIGFGLGGTAFHAPLIDAVEGLTLAAIASSRTEAVRASYPEAKVMHPEALLSDPDIDLVVISTPNATHYQLARAALENGKHVVIDKPFATSVAEAQSIADLASAKGRLAIAFHNRRWDSDFLTVRKLLDGGRLGEVLLYEAHWDRLRPGLSQRWKEVPEAGGGQLLDLGPHLVDQALLLFGTPDAVTGDLAAQRPHGAVDDYFSITLHYGERRVVLASSRMVAAPRPRFGLHGSLGSFVKFGLDPQEAAMRAGRRIDDPRHGIEEPADHGVLTLADGCRETIVSERGDYRRFYEGVVAAITNGAAPPVAPSDAILGLRIIELARRSAAEGRRLALG; encoded by the coding sequence ATGATCCGCGCGGGGCTTATCGGGTTCGGCCTAGGGGGCACTGCCTTTCACGCGCCGCTGATCGACGCGGTGGAGGGACTTACGCTCGCCGCAATCGCGTCGTCGCGGACCGAGGCAGTGCGCGCGTCCTATCCCGAAGCGAAAGTCATGCACCCCGAAGCGCTGTTGAGCGATCCGGACATCGACCTGGTCGTGATTTCTACGCCTAATGCTACGCATTATCAGCTCGCGCGTGCTGCGTTGGAAAACGGAAAGCATGTGGTGATCGACAAGCCTTTCGCGACGAGCGTCGCGGAAGCGCAATCGATCGCTGACCTTGCCAGCGCGAAGGGCCGGCTCGCCATCGCGTTCCACAATCGACGGTGGGACAGCGACTTCCTGACCGTGCGCAAGCTGCTGGATGGCGGACGGCTGGGCGAAGTGCTGTTGTACGAGGCGCATTGGGATCGCCTTCGGCCCGGCCTGTCGCAGCGGTGGAAGGAGGTGCCGGAGGCGGGCGGGGGGCAATTGCTCGACCTCGGACCGCATCTGGTCGACCAGGCGCTGCTGCTGTTCGGCACGCCTGATGCAGTGACCGGGGACCTGGCGGCACAACGCCCACACGGCGCGGTCGACGACTATTTCTCCATCACCCTGCACTATGGCGAACGGCGCGTCGTGCTTGCATCCTCGCGGATGGTCGCGGCACCGCGCCCGCGGTTCGGGCTGCATGGGTCTCTGGGCAGTTTCGTGAAATTCGGCCTCGATCCACAAGAAGCCGCGATGCGTGCCGGGCGCCGCATCGACGATCCGAGGCACGGCATCGAAGAGCCGGCGGATCACGGCGTGCTGACGCTTGCCGACGGTTGCCGAGAGACGATCGTGTCCGAGCGAGGGGACTATCGGCGCTTCTATGAAGGCGTGGTGGCGGCGATTACGAACGGGGCGGCGCCGCCGGTGGCGCCGTCAGACGCTATTCTGGGGCTACGCATCATCGAACTCGCGCGCAGAAGCGCTGCGGAGGGCCGCCGCCTGGCGCTCGGTTGA